The segment CAAAGCATAGTCAAAATAATTTATGGAATAGAGGGGTCAAAAGGTGGATGCTGTTTTGGACTAGAGAGTATGTCATATATACAGGGTATGGGACTTAAGAGATGATCACAAAGGGTGGATTATAGTTTCTCTATGGAACGGCATACATGTAAGCTTCAACTTTCAAGCAATGCAGTACTGTAATACTCGAGTTAAACATAATCCAAAAGAAGTGTCTTTTGGGCTTAGAAGGATGATATTGGTTTGTCTTAATAAATCTAGCATTTCCTTATTTGAGTGTGGgcttttacacaccacaacctCACCAACTACATTACACAGTAGTTGTTAATAAATCAAGGAAATGGAGATGTGGGAGAAGTTTCAGTATTAGTTCCATAAAATCCATCAATCCACCAACAGAAAGCCAGATTGACTATGAGTTAAACCATAGTCCTCCAAAACCAACAGAATAGAAAGGCTCGTCACCAAAACACCACGAACCACCAGTTGGGAACTTCAAAATCAGATTGACTATGAGCTTAACTACTCAAATAACGATGACCTATCTAACATAGCAATATATATTTTAATCATGCTTTCATAACCTTACCTGATTTCGAAGATCGTCTCATTTCCTTTTGCAACACGATCCTGCAACTTCCTGACTGAgcaaaaagggcaaaaaaaaaaaaaaaaggattttgaatcaaagatcaataagaagaaagaggtaAGGCAACTGGTCCAATatgaataatggaaaaaaatgggTTACCTTGCCCTAACCTCCCTCACTGCGATAGAGAAAGCGATGAGGGTTTGCAGTGAAGAGCTCACTCGCAGGAAAAATGCCAGAACATTTTCAGTTTGGAAAACAGCTAGCTCGCGGAGACGTTGGCTTGAAGGAAATGCAAGAGATGATTTGCAGAGATGGTGGTTTGAAGGTAATGATTTATAGGAAACGAAAGTTTGCAAATAGGGTTATGAGTTTTGGAAGGAGAGGATCTTGCGGTCAGAAATTTCAATTCACTTCACAGGAAAATTAAATGAGTAACAACAAAGCCGTTGCTATTACAGAAACCGTTGATATTGATTACAAAAAACTAAAACCGCTGCTAttgtttacctaaaaaaaaaaccctccccGCTCCTATTGATTTATGCAAAACGGCTATAAtagtaattatttttttttggcgaGGATCATAATCCTTTCTTAAATGACCACTAATTAGGCAAGAATATGCTACATGGACCAATGGGAGAGTATGTGAGAGCATCTTTAGTTCCCCTACAGGGTGGGATAGCATAATCTTCCACACTTGTTGTGTATGGACATGTCCTCCACCAACAAGTTGgatagcattttttttctcccatgattatgatatgagaaaatggttttttgtggaGGACTTTCTCCTGCGCCAAACACACGGGGATGCAAAATGACCCTCCTCcatgaaatgcaaaatgatgtcCCTATTGATGTTTCTCTATGCATTCCCATTAAACCCCATGCATGCATAGAAGCAGCACTCCCCCATAGGAAATacttcctttattatttttaggCGGACTGTTATTAAAGAGAATGGATCGTACATATATAAGAGGAGGGGGAAAATAGATATATAAAGTAACTAAAATAAGATAAAGGATGAGTAGAGATTTGGACCATGTCGGATGTATTAAGGACGAGGATGGAAGAACTTTAGTATGGAATGAGGACATTATAAAGAGATGGGGTGATTATTTTTGCAACTTAGTAAATCGAAATACAGTATGTCAGTGATTATTGAACGCAAcgtgggccaatgggaggatgCGCTAAACATCAATCTAACATATCTCATTACAAGGTAGAACAACACAGTCTTTCCACACTTTTTGTGTATGGGTGTTGCTTGCACCGACAGGCCAGGTAGTATTTTTTCACCTATGATTATTATTTAGGAAAATGGTTTTTTATGAGGAATTGTCTATGTGCATTCCCATTGCCCCCCTATGCATATACAAAAGCCGCACTCCCCTATAGGAAAcacttcctttattttatttttaggtgaAGAGTTATAAAAAGAATGGATCACACGTACATATGAGGATCCAACACCTATCCCTTTTGCTTCCATATATTCTTCATTCTTCACCCTTCAAATGGCAGAAAAtgggacaggtgttggatcctcacaAGTACATGCCGACGATTTAACCTTATTATTAAATACTGCTTCTAAAGCTGATAACCCATTTTCTTGCAGTGATGTATCTAGGCATATATGATGCGGCCTTCTTCACATGATACAATGTATTTTAAAATTGTAAGACCCACCTATCAAAGTAGACAATATCGTGCCATGGATGAAACCTGTCACGTGGCACttcattggtatcagagccaagaaTGGGAATGGTTGTTAGGGATATATTCTTTTGTGGAAGCGAGGATATAAAACTACAAGAAATCCCACATAACCCAATGATATGTTATGGAGTTCATTAACCTCCCTTACATGATATGacgagttttaaaaccatgagaTCCATCTGTCAAAGTGGATAATATCGTGTCATAAGTGGGTTAGTGAAATGGCACTTCGGGGATGTTAGctagaatttaaaaaaatgggTGATCCTCCTTCTTATGGTGCTAGGACTAGTATTCCTTGGCATTTTTGCTCCCGACAAGTATTTAATAAGTTAGAGTTTGCAAAGACAATATTCTAATTGCCACTGTAATCATTTTACGTTATTTTGAGAATAAGACCGAGTCTTCATCATTAGTCCTTTATCCATGTTCTTGGATGGCATGCAGAAAAGACAAAATAAAGCAATGGAAGTATTATCAACTTCGTACAAAAAGAGGGTGGGAGAGATGATAGATTTTGGGTGTTTACTTAACCATTTTCTCCTTAGACAATAATTTTCTCTCATATTATGTGTCTTGTGTCGAgaataatctctttttttttaggtgggCACTTCTATAGAAATACTTTAGGGCAAATGAATGCTCCCTAGTTGTGCAACCCCTGCCttgaaacaaaaggaaaagtgcttgtcaaacaaaaaaaaaaaaaattcacccttgttgatgcccatgtgcatCCCCTTATTGACCCCCAAACTGATGTAGGGGCGCAACGAAAGAGCTTTCTTTTCCCTAATACTGAACTATTGGGAGTTAGGAGTTTTTACAACTCGATAACCTCTTTTTAGTTATCCCTCATTTTATTACAataacaaccaccaccaccataaccttatcccaactaaatggggtagACTATGTAGATCTAATATGATCCTTTATCCTATTCTCACAAGTAATTTAAAATGTAGAGGTAAAATGTATagtttataaaaattaaaaatcattgCATTTAATACATTTTTATGTAAAACTACAATATCGACTTCATTTGACATAGAAGTGTCAATGTACCCAGTGCCACCTGCCAAGGTGGCTTAGCGAAACTTTTTCCCAAAGAAGTTATGAGGCAGTGTAGAAGTAACAGGAAGATAGGGATTAATGATCTTGATGCCTTAAACCATGACGTAATCAATTAATCAAATTTCAAGGTTTACCTCAATTGGCCTACCAACAACTTGTTTACCGTGCATTATAAGGCATCAAATCAGTAACTACCCATGAGAAATAGCCACCTTACAAGTTTCAAATACAAAACCAATCACCTGACCAACCTTGTATTGGATCGCCAACAACCTTGTAAAGTCGAAATAATTTTAGATACCAAAGAAATCTTTATTACAGTCTACAAACTATTCAcatctttttttctgttttatgaaCCACCCATGGACACACTTTACATACCCATCCCTCCCACTTTACATCACATTGCCTTCTTCCCCCTGAACACATTTGCAATGGGCTAGAACAAAATCCTATAAACTATGTACAAGAGGAAACAAGTAGGTTGTAATTACTTCTTAATACAACTTCTAAAATAAATTAGTCGACATTATCGATAATATGTGCATACCACGGCCCATGAACGTTAACCGACACAGTAGCCACCACAATCAGCATTTCAGCAACCTCTATCACTCTCTCAGTAAGAACAGCTGCTGCCCCAATTCGCCGAAGAGCTGTATGTGCCAGTTCCCTTCCCTGGGATCCACTTCCTCCAAGTACAACACCCCTGATTGCGAGGTTAACCACCTGGGAGATGCGTGTAAAAACTGCATCCCCAGCTTGGAGGCTCTTAGCCAAGAAGCTTGCCATTACCTCTTTCCTTGTATGGAGCTTCTTCGCATCCACAACACTGTCACCATCCTCTGGGAACACACTGATAATTTCAATAATTTCAGCAACTCCCACATCTTCAACACAGTCCAGGAGCTGAGAGAGTTGTTTGACAGATTCAGATACCATGTTATCCATCTCTGAAGGACTGATTCCTAAGTTCTCACTGAGAAGGGTTTGCCGGAGAACCAATATGCTGCATATACAAAATTCAGATCAGAAAACACACACTGGAAATATTTCAGAGAACTAAAAATACGACTCAGTCACACAGATCACCCAGTCCAATTCTAAAGCCAAacctcaactcagccttatcccatcTAAATGGGGTCAGGCTAACAGTCTCTCTTTTCAATTCAGAAAATCGACAAAAACACAACCATCAGAACCACTGTTTATTATGGAATCATTGCTAgcacacccccccccaccctagCTAGAGTGCACTGCATCAAATGGTCAAAGATTTTTTTCCTCAGCATTTTCTAAGCTCTTAAAGATGGGTTAGTAATAGTAAATTAAGCTTGATGCCCAATCAGTGTGCTTCAGCATGTGTACACACAAAAGTGATAGAAGTGAATATGTTTATAAGGAAGGATAAAAACCTCGTAGAGATGACAATGATCTTCTGCAGTTGAGCCTGAACAGCCCTTAGCCTTGAGAGATTCAGTTTAAGGGTTTCTGGAAGAATCTCAGGCTTCAGCCCTTCTCTCCCACTTGCTAATTTCAACAAGCCAAGTCTCACCAGTAAATCAAGCCTTTCTCCCTTGCATTCGGTTTGTTGATTACCTgatacaaaaagagaaaaaaagaattaatcTTGCACTATCAAAGAAACTATGTATCTATTAATCTTACACTTTCGAAGAAACTATGTATCCCAAGATtagacagaaaataaaaaagcacaCAATACCAGCAGTAGTTGAACTTGGAGGCAAGGAAAGCACTTGGCTTCTATTTGCTGGCATAAGGACACTGCCACCAGTTCTTAGGGCGGCAGAAGGGAGAAGACCCTGAGAAGAACTTGCGTGACTGGTTGGCAAAGCTGAGAGTGAATCATTGTGTTCTTCCCACTCCTGTTCTGCACTGAGCTTTATAGAAGAAAGCCACTGGACTGTCAGTGGTAATGAGGTCAACGCATCAGAGGGTGATCCATAATGGTTTGAGAAAGCCTTTCTAAGGTATTCCAAACCAGTTGGCCCCTTTATGAGTGGTTCTATAATTCTTATACGTGCTTTGCTGATCTCCCGTTTTAGTTCCTGTACAAATATATTGCAGCTCTGAGAAAGGAAGTGCAGTAATACAATATCCAATTTTGGATATAGGTCTATGTTCAATCACAAGGATACCATCTGACCAACACAGCCACGTTTCTCATGACAGATGAGCCAATTTCACATGGGGAATGTGAAATTCTGGTTCATTCCATATTCAACAATCCATACAACAGATTTTAGACGCACCTGTATCAAGGCACAACATGATTCATGGCCTGCTTCACATGTTTGGGCTCAAGGGGTCACTAaacacacaccccccccccccttttcttttggggggaagggggagatgAGGGAGAAATCACTAATCCCCCCATTATATGAATGAAAAAAGTCGGATGGGCAATTCCAAGTTGCTAAATTTAAGCATTTCTTCTCATGTGGTCCCTACACCAACCAATAAATTATTAAGTTCTccaaatcaataaaagaaagatGTCAAACCAAGGAGTTAGGCATAAGTGCCAATTTAGTGCATTCACCAAGCTTTGTGCTTGTAATTCATAGCATCAGCAGGCAACATGGCATGCCAATCTAATTATTTAACCACATCCACTCAATATAGGAGGCCAGACCATGCTTAATGACTAAGCGTATGCTCTTAGTTTCTAATCAAAAGCAATGAATTAAGTTGCAATTTATTTAGTAATAGTTAAGTTGCAATTCATTTCTTATAAGAGAGTAACAGTTAAGTTTCATAACTTCAAGTTGCCATCCATCCTGCTAAAAGAAAGCAGCAGAAAACCATCTAGAAAAGGGAAGAGTATAAGAAAAAACCAACCTGAATCTGTTCTAGAACAAAGCGTAGACCCTTGATTGTTGCGAGGACAAATGAAACATTTGATTTGTCTGCAGCTTGTGCAATCTCGCCCAACTCATTCAGTAACTTCTTGTGggtcttcttcatctcttcttcagCAGCTGGAGCAGAAAGCTTCTGCAAAGTGATCAATGCATACTCCAGGATTTTTCCGAGATAAACCATGTCATGACTTCCCGACATCAGCACCTAAGAACATATATAAATTGTTAATTTAGCCCATCACTAGTTAATATGCTTTTAATAGAATAAGAATAACAATTTTTATTGGGCATGTGTCCATTACTAGTTTATATTATATTGTCTGTGTTATGATATAGGCCTACAAAGTACAAGGTAATATACCTCAGACAGAATGTCTACATCAATAGCTTCATGAATCTCCTGCTTCCAACTCTGAGGAGCCATTTTGCACAGTTCATCCCTGActtccttcatgagctcaactACCCACCCATAATTAGGCTCATCCTGTTTCATAGACTCTGCAACACCATCCCAGAATGCATTCTCCATTGTCTCTTGTATTTTTGCCTGGTGAAGTAAGGAGAGAAGCAACCAACAGTAATCATTTTTATCAAACCATGCATACAATAAAACAATACTTGATTATAATGACATGACTTAAAATTGAAAACTAACCTTGACACCGCCCTGATCCGCATCACTGACATTCAAGGTATCAGCAAAAGCATAGCGGTGCTCATGGATTATTTCATTTACTAGCCGTTCattctccaaaataaaattttcagtaGAAGAAGCAGACAGTCCATCCATATTACTCCTGGAAGGAGCAGCATTAACATCTTTGGTTGGAGGAGATGCATCATTCTTAAACAAGGAGCGAACAACGTGGCTACGACCCTCAACTGGCTTACTACTTTCATCTGAGACACCAACTGAAGAGTGTCCAGCTGAACCAGCCGACACTGAAGAACCGGGCAGATTTGGAGAAATATGCGCAATTTGTGGCGTCAACGGACTTCCATTCTCCTTTGCTTCAAAGAATCTAGATCGTGTGTCTGACAGAGCAGATTCCATACGCTTAATCCCTGCATCACCACTCAGATGTTGCACTCTCTCTCTGAGAAGCCTCTGATCTTCAGTAACCTATCAATCAATAGGAAGAAAATGTCACTGGGGAAGAGTTAGCCACTTCCCTACCACTTACCATTCTACAAGCCTAAAGATTAGTACTTacagcaaaaaagaaaaacccatgCAATCTTTACTATGATAAAAGGGTTAAACAGATATCACATGGTTTATTAGAAGGTTACTGCCTAAAAATTCATAGATAGACAGAAAATGAAAGACTGTTATAATCACCCTTATGCTTGTGCAGCATCTTGCCAGAATGCTATTGCTAATGTCTCTATTATTCTGTGTGATAATACCTTAaagcaaccatttttttttttttttggtgtgtgtgtgtgtgtgtggaagcAGAGGATGAAAAAAAAGTAGAAGGATGTTTCGAAACAGCTGAGCAATGAATACCTGCTTCTGAATAGCTTTCATATCATGAGTAAGACCATCATTATTCCCTTCTGGAGACATCTTGCATGTCTGCATCATAGAAAGCTCGAGTTGGCAAGCAGCCCTTACCAAATCTTCCTCCAGTGACCTTGCATCCTTAACCTTCCACACCACAAAGCAATATACGTATGAGCGCCACGCTGCATCAAAAGCAGCGAGCTGAGATCTAAATGTCCGTTCCTTTGGCAATGTGGTGGATGACTCCTCATTAGCAATCTGTGAGGCACCATCTAACATAATTTTAATCAGCAATTCAAACTCCCTAACGAAATGTCCTGCAGAATTGGCGAGAGAAATCTCACGCTCCCCCTGCCCACTGAAAACTGCATCTGGATGACTCAGTATCATGTAAGCGCAAAGCACCACCCTAACTGGATACCTTGACAGTTTAACTGGATTTTGAGCTGAACCAGTGGATGCTGCTTTCTTTGATGCTCTACTTCTGGATGCATTACCGGGTGTGCCCCTACGGCTGGGAGAAGCAAGTCGTTTGAGGAGGTGATCAATGTTGTCTGAACTGGGACCACTGGTGGCTGTGGTAGCATGTGAGATAGCATATCGgttctcaaatcgatcaagtaaAGCTTTCACAATCTGGAGATTTGCAGGTGATTCAATCTTGAGAGCAAGCTGCTCAAATGGCATTAATTGAACAGATTTCTCATTAATCTCTAAGGATTCAAAAGCTTTTGCCAAAGCAAAAGTAGTTTTTCTCAGCCTCACAAATCGCCTCCAGCACCTAAATTCCACAatacagttaaaagaagaaatatataaCTCCCCTCCaccccaaaaaggaaaaactatGCATGTAATTGAGGAAACCTATTCTGATGTGCAGCTATGCATGTAATGCAGGTTTAGTTGGCACTCAGGTTCTTTTCAAAGAGAACAGATTGATGCTATTGTCtttatttaatatttacaaGAGATTCAGAATGATTACAACTTACATACCTAGCCAATTTTCTTGAAAGGAAATCACCCTGCCTGTACATCTTATTCCAATGGACACTGTCGGAAGCATGAAGATTTCCTCTCTGCCTCAGATATTCAGCTCTCTGCCTCCTGGCCTGTTCATTATAAATTTCTTTTAAGAAACTAGGGACACTTAACGCTTTCAttgccaaaataaaatcaaattcaaaactaCTCGTACATATATACATACCCTTTGGATACGATTTTCCAACTTATCCTTTAATTTACTTCTCTCAATCTCTCGCTCTTGATACACAGACATGGCTACCTTTCGCACCAGCAATACCCTTGCACGTGCCCTTGTTTTCTCTGCTTCCAACAATCCCAACCGCTTCTTCTCTGCAGCAGCCCGCTTTTGGGAAATTGCAGTACGCACACGCTCCTTGTATTTGCTCTCTTGAACCATCCTCCGCAACAACGATTGCGCTGTCCTCTCTTTTGCTAAGGCCCTTCTCTGCTTGTAAGCCTTCAAAATAAGCATCCGATTTTCCTCTGCCTGCTGAACGCGTGACTCCACTTTCGTGCCAAGCTCCTCACGTTCCTTCTCAAAACGCATTTTAACTCCAGTTTTAGCTGCTTGCCGCAACTTGTCCAACCTTGCTAGGCGCATCTGGGCCTTCGCCAAAATGCTCAACCTGTTGAT is part of the Macadamia integrifolia cultivar HAES 741 unplaced genomic scaffold, SCU_Mint_v3 scaffold1306, whole genome shotgun sequence genome and harbors:
- the LOC122063393 gene encoding uncharacterized protein LOC122063393 gives rise to the protein MTAGVDMTESGRVVAAVALDFPANDSGESCSSPSSPPKLPRRLRQRLLESKNFSTAEEIETKLREAERRRQQFHEWLSSKARPKPRSPSWSSSQEEDLGQRLEAKLYAAEQKRLSILAKAQMRLARLDKLRQAAKTGVKMRFEKEREELGTKVESRVQQAEENRMLILKAYKQRRALAKERTAQSLLRRMVQESKYKERVRTAISQKRAAAEKKRLGLLEAEKTRARARVLLVRKVAMSVYQEREIERSKLKDKLENRIQRARRQRAEYLRQRGNLHASDSVHWNKMYRQGDFLSRKLARCWRRFVRLRKTTFALAKAFESLEINEKSVQLMPFEQLALKIESPANLQIVKALLDRFENRYAISHATTATSGPSSDNIDHLLKRLASPSRRGTPGNASRSRASKKAASTGSAQNPVKLSRYPVRVVLCAYMILSHPDAVFSGQGEREISLANSAGHFVREFELLIKIMLDGASQIANEESSTTLPKERTFRSQLAAFDAAWRSYVYCFVVWKVKDARSLEEDLVRAACQLELSMMQTCKMSPEGNNDGLTHDMKAIQKQVTEDQRLLRERVQHLSGDAGIKRMESALSDTRSRFFEAKENGSPLTPQIAHISPNLPGSSVSAGSAGHSSVGVSDESSKPVEGRSHVVRSLFKNDASPPTKDVNAAPSRSNMDGLSASSTENFILENERLVNEIIHEHRYAFADTLNVSDADQGGVKAKIQETMENAFWDGVAESMKQDEPNYGWVVELMKEVRDELCKMAPQSWKQEIHEAIDVDILSEVLMSGSHDMVYLGKILEYALITLQKLSAPAAEEEMKKTHKKLLNELGEIAQAADKSNVSFVLATIKGLRFVLEQIQELKREISKARIRIIEPLIKGPTGLEYLRKAFSNHYGSPSDALTSLPLTVQWLSSIKLSAEQEWEEHNDSLSALPTSHASSSQGLLPSAALRTGGSVLMPANRSQVLSLPPSSTTAGNQQTECKGERLDLLVRLGLLKLASGREGLKPEILPETLKLNLSRLRAVQAQLQKIIVISTSILVLRQTLLSENLGISPSEMDNMVSESVKQLSQLLDCVEDVGVAEIIEIISVFPEDGDSVVDAKKLHTRKEVMASFLAKSLQAGDAVFTRISQVVNLAIRGVVLGGSGSQGRELAHTALRRIGAAAVLTERVIEVAEMLIVVATVSVNVHGPWYAHIIDNVD